The Bacteroidota bacterium genome includes a region encoding these proteins:
- a CDS encoding helix-turn-helix transcriptional regulator, whose amino-acid sequence MKKKNNLKSLDQFVEEQNGKKGTTKRDKFDKGFKAFELGVLIQQARLKKGMTQEELALKCGTNKGYISKIENNIKEVRISTLQKIVELGLGGHLELTIKL is encoded by the coding sequence ATGAAGAAGAAAAACAATCTAAAATCTCTTGACCAATTTGTAGAAGAACAAAATGGTAAAAAAGGGACAACAAAACGTGATAAATTTGACAAGGGATTTAAAGCATTTGAACTTGGAGTTTTAATTCAGCAAGCGAGACTTAAAAAAGGAATGACTCAAGAAGAACTTGCATTAAAGTGTGGAACCAATAAAGGCTATATTTCTAAAATCGAAAATAATATCAAAGAGGTCCGTATATCAACACTCCAAAAAATAGTAGAACTAGGTTTAGGGGGACATCTTGAATTGACAATTAAACTTTGA
- a CDS encoding response regulator, whose product MKKIILADDDSDDCELFQDALREVGIQTQITILKNGVVLMKTLDDTVPPPPYAIFLDLNMPLKNGYECLTEIRNTPKLKDIMVVIFSTTDNQTAIEKTYSLGANYFVRKPNSFDLLKKAIEKILLFTKPQQSEQPPKENFLLTIN is encoded by the coding sequence ATGAAAAAAATAATCCTTGCTGATGACGATTCCGATGATTGCGAATTATTTCAAGATGCATTGAGAGAGGTGGGCATTCAAACCCAAATCACCATTTTAAAAAATGGAGTTGTATTAATGAAAACTCTGGACGATACCGTGCCCCCACCTCCCTATGCTATTTTTCTTGACCTCAATATGCCGCTTAAAAATGGGTATGAATGTTTAACCGAAATCAGAAACACACCCAAGCTAAAAGATATTATGGTTGTAATTTTTTCAACAACGGATAACCAAACTGCAATTGAAAAAACCTATTCATTAGGAGCAAACTATTTTGTCCGCAAGCCCAACTCATTTGACCTTTTAAAAAAAGCAATTGAAAAAATATTACTTTTTACAAAACCACAACAAAGTGAGCAACCGCCAAAAGAAAATTTTCTTTTAACCATAAACTGA